Proteins encoded in a region of the Dreissena polymorpha isolate Duluth1 chromosome 6, UMN_Dpol_1.0, whole genome shotgun sequence genome:
- the LOC127835635 gene encoding uncharacterized protein LOC127835635 translates to MGVKRLGGSAYFQSCTSIPASTVDLQSSDESLNESAIELMNMDFLDQSDAEIGIMKEDDTAAKGKHEKEAEQKYLGLFDVHIDNLVPPTPKRTSRLLDLQHVKFLMDSFQSGFTNQLTILVGMVPERCDTTMLKTKGAVQVETLGGNHTREALQSLIRRGQSKLSTVKVNVYSLLSTATALTVGWQHNVVLQEKQKPITFVDKVRLMRQVRPSNPLTPADMKSWKGLLSSIFQVKVKKVVHHF, encoded by the exons ATGGGAGTGAAACGTCTAGG TGGAAGTGCGTACTTCCAGTCCTGTACTTCCATTCCTGCAAGTACGGTTGACCTACAAAGTAGTGACGAGTCCTTAAATG AGTCTGCTATTGAGTTGATGAACATGGATTTTTTGGACCAAAGTGATGCGGAGATTGGGATCATGAAAGAAGATGACACTGCAGCCAAAG GCAAACATGAAAAGGAAGCTGAACAGAAATACTTAG gttTATTTGATGTCCACATCGATAATTTGGTACCACCTACACCAAAAAGAACGTCAAGACTGCTTGACCTGCAGCATGTCAAATTTCTGATGGATTCGTTCCAGTCCGGATTCACAAACCAGCTTACCATCCTAGTGGGTATGGTACCAGAACGATGTGATACAACCATGTTAAAGACAAAAG GTGCAGTTCAAGTTGAGACGCTAGGTGGAAATCACACCAGGGAAGCACTTCAATCTCTCATCAGAAGAGGACAAAGCAAGCTCTCCACTGTCAAAGTAAATGTATACTCACTGCTATCTACTGCGACTGCATTGACGGTGGGGTGGCAACATAATGTTGTACTTCAAGAAAAGCAGAAGCCCATCACGTTTGTAGACAAAGTAAGATTGATGAGACAGGTTCGGCCTTCCAATCCCCTTACCCCCGCAGACATGAAATCCTGGAAGGGGCTACTATCATCAATTTTCCAAGTGAAGGTAAAAAAAGTGGTTCATCATTTTTAG